A genomic stretch from Anaerolinea thermophila UNI-1 includes:
- a CDS encoding ribose-phosphate diphosphokinase, translating to MVHHGRHERMYGDIKLYAGSASIELTNKVAEYLGVPVNGRDVVVFPNENIFVKLHSSVRGQDCYVIQTTSAPVHRNLMELLIMIQTLRLDSAARITAVIPYLCYARSDKKDQPRVPITARLVADMIEVAGADRYITLDLHAGQIQGFFTIPGDVLTAFHILVDYLHSIKPRMHSPVLVTADLGFAKKGRNFAAAIDAPMAFIEKRRVANDAKARALTIIGDVNGRDCVLVDDEIDTGGTMVEAVNILKENGARNVYMVFVHPVFSANAAQRLASLPVTEFITTDSIPIPPEKKALFGERLKILSVAPLLGEVILRANQGRSVGEMFNE from the coding sequence ATGGTCCACCATGGGCGACATGAACGGATGTACGGAGACATCAAACTCTATGCTGGCTCCGCATCCATTGAACTTACCAATAAAGTAGCCGAATACCTTGGAGTGCCCGTCAACGGGCGGGATGTAGTGGTTTTTCCGAACGAGAACATTTTTGTCAAACTGCACAGCAGTGTACGCGGACAGGATTGCTATGTCATTCAAACCACCTCGGCTCCGGTACACCGTAACCTAATGGAACTGCTGATCATGATTCAAACCCTGAGGCTGGATTCAGCAGCAAGAATCACAGCCGTTATTCCTTATCTGTGCTATGCACGCTCGGACAAGAAAGACCAGCCCCGCGTGCCCATCACAGCCCGATTGGTTGCCGACATGATTGAAGTGGCAGGGGCAGACCGCTACATTACCCTTGATCTCCATGCCGGACAAATTCAAGGGTTCTTCACCATTCCAGGAGATGTGCTCACTGCTTTTCATATTCTGGTGGACTACCTGCACTCCATCAAGCCACGAATGCATTCTCCAGTTCTGGTCACCGCCGACCTGGGGTTCGCTAAAAAGGGAAGAAACTTTGCTGCCGCCATTGATGCCCCCATGGCATTTATTGAGAAGCGCCGCGTGGCAAATGATGCCAAAGCCCGTGCGCTTACCATTATTGGCGATGTCAACGGGCGTGATTGCGTACTGGTAGATGACGAAATTGATACGGGCGGAACGATGGTAGAAGCCGTGAATATTCTCAAAGAAAATGGCGCGCGCAACGTGTATATGGTCTTCGTGCATCCGGTTTTCTCCGCCAACGCTGCGCAACGGCTGGCAAGTTTGCCGGTGACGGAATTCATCACCACAGACTCTATCCCCATTCCCCCGGAGAAAAAGGCGCTATTTGGTGAACGCTTGAAAATCCTCTCAGTTGCCCCATTACTGGGTGAAGTGATTTTACGCGCCAACCAGGGACGCAGTGTGGGAGAGATGTTTAACGAGTAA
- the mutM gene encoding bifunctional DNA-formamidopyrimidine glycosylase/DNA-(apurinic or apyrimidinic site) lyase, translated as MPELPEVQTIVSVLRDGGRGAPSILGKQITAANVAWQKTLAMPDLFTFQQNITGEEIRDIRRRGKFIWIILQSAHLFIHLRMSGDVRVEPSTSPLQLHDRLWLEFSDGLRLVFNDPRKFGRVWLAENPQDVIGDLGPEPLDESLSPTQFHQRLTKNRRQLKALLLDQNFLAGVGNIYSDEALFLAKLHPKRSSDSLSPEESARLLQAIRQVLEEGIRKNGASIDWVYRGGEFQNSFRVYQRTGEPCPICGTPIERITVSQRGTHFCPSCQR; from the coding sequence ATGCCTGAACTACCAGAAGTCCAAACGATTGTTTCGGTTTTACGGGATGGAGGAAGGGGGGCTCCATCTATTTTAGGAAAGCAAATTACCGCCGCAAATGTGGCATGGCAAAAAACCTTAGCCATGCCAGACCTGTTCACTTTCCAGCAAAACATTACCGGGGAAGAAATTCGGGACATTCGCCGGCGGGGTAAATTCATCTGGATAATACTCCAATCGGCGCACCTGTTTATCCACCTGCGCATGAGCGGTGATGTACGGGTAGAGCCATCCACCTCTCCCCTGCAACTTCATGATCGGTTATGGCTGGAATTTTCCGATGGTCTTCGCCTTGTATTCAATGACCCACGCAAATTTGGACGGGTTTGGTTGGCAGAGAATCCTCAGGATGTCATTGGGGATTTAGGACCAGAGCCCCTGGATGAGAGCCTCTCTCCCACACAATTTCACCAACGGCTGACCAAAAACCGCCGCCAACTCAAAGCGCTTTTACTGGACCAGAATTTTCTGGCAGGGGTTGGAAATATTTACTCGGACGAAGCCTTATTTCTGGCAAAACTACACCCCAAAAGATCATCTGATTCCCTAAGTCCAGAAGAAAGCGCCCGTCTTCTCCAGGCAATCCGGCAGGTATTAGAGGAAGGGATTCGGAAGAATGGCGCCAGCATCGATTGGGTGTACCGCGGTGGAGAGTTCCAGAATTCCTTCCGCGTGTATCAACGCACAGGGGAGCCATGCCCAATCTGTGGAACGCCCATTGAACGCATCACCGTTAGTCAAAGGGGAACACACTTTTGCCCCTCTTGCCAGCGCTAA
- a CDS encoding metal-sensitive transcriptional regulator, which yields MHDRSEAIHRLKIVEGHIRGIQKMLEEDAYCIDVIRQIQAVQSSLNKVSTLLLEQHLNSCVITAVQGEDPKERERVLKEISDVFEAATRV from the coding sequence ATGCATGACCGAAGTGAAGCCATTCACCGTTTGAAAATTGTCGAAGGACATATACGAGGGATTCAAAAAATGCTTGAAGAAGACGCTTACTGTATTGATGTGATTCGTCAAATCCAGGCGGTGCAGTCTTCACTCAATAAAGTCAGCACCCTCCTCCTTGAACAGCACCTGAACTCCTGTGTCATCACTGCGGTTCAGGGCGAAGACCCTAAAGAACGCGAGCGCGTCTTAAAAGAAATCAGCGATGTTTTTGAAGCCGCGACTCGCGTCTAA
- a CDS encoding GNAT family N-acetyltransferase has protein sequence MLFSQRLRLRPIQRSDLPFFVEWLNDPEVRQFITVTVPLSLEEEEQWYEQMLKQPKPERPFAIEVREEGEWRLIGNITLFDLSWVNRSAEVGILIGDKRFWNRGYGREAMRLMVQHAFETLNLNRVYLRVDVENIRGIKSYEQAGFVKEGILRQANYRNGKYSDMMVMSVLRSEWQTPTREGV, from the coding sequence ATGCTTTTTTCTCAACGATTAAGACTTAGACCTATTCAGCGCAGCGATTTGCCTTTCTTCGTCGAGTGGCTCAACGATCCGGAAGTGAGACAATTCATTACGGTCACTGTTCCCCTCTCACTGGAAGAAGAAGAGCAATGGTATGAGCAAATGCTGAAACAGCCCAAGCCCGAACGCCCCTTCGCAATTGAAGTTAGAGAAGAGGGGGAGTGGCGGCTGATCGGCAACATTACCCTGTTCGACTTAAGTTGGGTTAACCGTAGTGCTGAAGTGGGCATCCTGATTGGAGATAAACGATTCTGGAATCGGGGATATGGCAGAGAAGCCATGAGGTTAATGGTACAGCACGCTTTTGAAACCCTGAATTTAAACAGGGTGTATTTACGTGTGGATGTAGAAAATATCCGTGGTATTAAGTCGTACGAACAGGCTGGGTTTGTCAAAGAGGGGATTTTACGGCAAGCCAATTATCGAAATGGGAAATATTCGGATATGATGGTCATGTCTGTCCTTCGCTCGGAATGGCAGACACCGACACGGGAGGGAGTGTAA
- the aspS gene encoding aspartate--tRNA ligase: MYRTHTCGELRPAHIGQTVTLAGWVHRQRDHGGITFIDLRDRYGIVQIVANPSDPKVAVIQSARAEWVLQVKGVVRHRPEGAENPNLPTGDIEVEVQECEVLNPAKPLPFLVNKDEEVDESVRLKYRYLDLRRERMQRNLILRHKVVKFIRDYLDQQGFIEVETPILFKTTPEGARDYLVPSRVHPGMFYALPQSPQQLKQLLMVSGVDRYFQIARCFRDEDLRGDRQPEFTQLDLEMSFVQRDDVLNMVEGLFTAMIPAVAPHKRLLSSPWPKLTYREAVERYGTDKPDLRFGMELHDCSAIFANSSFMVFQNTLKNGGVIKCIVAPSCAEYTRKEVDDLTTFAKEQGAKGLATLALTAEGVKGTAQKFITPGEVEALQALTGAKTGDLVLFIADTREVANKTLGALRLLFRDRLKLANKDVLAFAWVVDFPMFEWNEEEKKWDAAHHPFTMPKMEDLDKFDTDPASILSDAYDMVCNGYEMASGSIRIHRRDIQFKIFQLLGLKEEDIQRKFGHMLEAFEYGAPPHGGMAPGIDRLVMLLADEPNIREVIAFPKNQAARDLMADAPSPATEKQLQELHIRVELPEEEKTNE; encoded by the coding sequence ATGTACCGGACGCATACCTGTGGTGAGTTACGCCCCGCTCATATTGGACAAACAGTTACGCTGGCAGGCTGGGTGCATCGTCAGCGAGACCATGGTGGAATTACTTTCATTGACCTGCGGGATCGTTATGGAATCGTGCAGATTGTTGCCAATCCTTCTGACCCAAAGGTTGCGGTGATTCAAAGCGCCCGAGCAGAATGGGTACTTCAGGTAAAAGGTGTAGTACGCCACCGCCCGGAAGGAGCCGAGAACCCCAACTTGCCCACAGGCGATATTGAGGTCGAAGTACAGGAATGTGAAGTACTCAATCCTGCAAAACCCCTGCCCTTCCTGGTAAACAAAGATGAGGAAGTGGACGAAAGCGTTCGTCTGAAATACCGCTATCTGGACCTGCGCCGTGAACGCATGCAACGCAATCTTATCCTGCGACACAAGGTCGTGAAATTTATCCGCGATTATTTGGATCAGCAGGGTTTCATTGAAGTTGAAACGCCCATTTTGTTCAAAACTACCCCCGAAGGTGCACGTGACTATCTGGTGCCCAGCCGGGTGCATCCGGGAATGTTTTATGCACTTCCTCAATCTCCGCAACAGTTGAAGCAGTTGCTCATGGTTTCGGGAGTGGATCGCTATTTCCAAATCGCTCGCTGTTTCCGCGATGAGGATTTACGCGGTGACCGCCAGCCTGAATTCACCCAGTTAGATTTAGAAATGTCCTTTGTACAGCGAGATGACGTGCTGAACATGGTGGAAGGATTGTTCACCGCCATGATTCCTGCTGTTGCACCACACAAGCGTCTGCTCTCTTCCCCCTGGCCCAAACTTACCTACCGGGAAGCGGTAGAGCGGTATGGTACAGATAAACCCGACTTGCGCTTTGGAATGGAACTGCATGATTGCAGTGCCATATTTGCCAACAGTTCCTTCATGGTGTTTCAGAACACGCTTAAAAACGGCGGCGTGATCAAGTGTATCGTCGCACCAAGTTGCGCGGAATACACCCGCAAAGAAGTCGACGACCTGACCACCTTTGCAAAAGAACAAGGCGCTAAAGGGTTGGCAACACTGGCATTGACCGCCGAAGGCGTAAAAGGCACTGCGCAAAAGTTCATCACTCCTGGCGAAGTGGAAGCCTTACAAGCATTGACCGGAGCAAAGACTGGCGACCTGGTTCTCTTCATCGCCGATACCCGCGAGGTTGCCAATAAAACCCTTGGAGCATTGCGCCTGCTCTTCCGTGACCGCCTCAAATTAGCCAACAAGGATGTGCTGGCTTTCGCCTGGGTGGTGGATTTCCCAATGTTTGAATGGAACGAAGAAGAGAAAAAGTGGGATGCCGCGCATCATCCCTTCACCATGCCCAAAATGGAAGACCTGGATAAATTTGACACCGACCCTGCAAGCATCCTCTCTGATGCCTATGACATGGTGTGCAATGGGTACGAGATGGCCTCTGGCTCCATCCGTATCCACCGGCGGGATATTCAATTCAAGATTTTCCAGTTGCTGGGATTGAAAGAGGAAGACATTCAGCGCAAATTCGGGCACATGCTGGAAGCCTTTGAATACGGGGCACCGCCGCATGGTGGCATGGCACCGGGGATTGACCGTCTCGTCATGCTCCTGGCAGACGAACCCAATATTCGGGAAGTTATTGCCTTCCCCAAGAACCAGGCAGCACGTGACCTGATGGCGGATGCTCCTTCCCCGGCTACCGAGAAGCAACTTCAGGAATTGCACATCCGCGTCGAATTACCCGAGGAAGAAAAAACCAACGAGTGA
- a CDS encoding heavy-metal-associated domain-containing protein produces MQTVTYKIPNISCHHCVHTITSELSELPGVKEVKADKDTKIAVITFDAPATEEQIVATLREINYPPER; encoded by the coding sequence ATGCAGACCGTTACATACAAAATTCCAAACATTTCCTGCCATCACTGTGTTCACACCATCACTTCCGAACTGAGCGAACTGCCGGGAGTGAAAGAAGTCAAGGCTGATAAAGACACTAAAATCGCAGTCATTACCTTTGATGCTCCTGCCACAGAAGAACAAATCGTGGCAACTTTGCGGGAAATTAATTACCCGCCCGAGAGATAA